One Plasmodium vivax chromosome 13, whole genome shotgun sequence genomic region harbors:
- a CDS encoding hypothetical protein, conserved (encoded by transcript PVX_085600A), whose translation MGELCHSNPVIRKRHLRASPLFSAHRCRLHHFQRHAEVPVFHKAPKIVEVPEVREVTRFVDSLKVVDIPVEQVRIVPKLKIREIEKIRHVPGPVEYIDIEQEHIVHKPYTEVIEKIYEVPEVEDVQIEVPIYVPTPVGPPKDVYINVPLPYDVPQFCYKPDKQIAQGIPYPTFERVLNKGSNIYAGEDALDGYASDVGSSIREKGEMYSTAQMKRSATGTGSRKNEEYYKRDYSKNETYMDGRYMGEESRNYYDYQDGGTHNECDNYNAYASNYTYDSRGNGITHKENNMKASEPFDKYYYSYSAYNDNRGRRTQEEKYEDNKNYVYGNDSSEECSPTKRTSAELIVKRSKKACY comes from the coding sequence ATGGGCGAGTTATGCCACTCCAACCCAGTAATTAGAAAAAGGCACCTTCGCGCGTCTCCACTTTTTAGTGCACATAGATGCAGATTACATCATTTTCAAAGACACGCGGAAGTTCCCGTTTTTCACAAGGCACCAAAGATTGTGGAAGTTCCGGAAGTGAGAGAAGTAACCAGGTTTGTAGATTCCCTAAAGGTGGTAGACATCCCAGTGGAACAGGTCAGAATTGTCcccaaattaaaaataagggaaatcgaaaaaataagACACGTACCCGGTCCAGTAGAGTACATAGATATTGAACAGGAACATATTGTTCACAAACCGTACACAGAAGtgatagaaaaaatttatgaggTGCCTGAAGTTGAAGACGTACAAATAGAGGTGCCAATTTATGTGCCTACACCAGTTGGCCCTCCGAAGGACGTCTACATCAATGTCCCTTTACCGTATGACgttccacaattttgttataaacCAGATAAACAAATTGCACAAGGAATTCCGTACCCTACATTTGAGAGAGTGCTAAATAAGGGTTCTAATATTTACGCGGGGGAAGATGCACTCGATGGGTATGCATCAGATGTGGGGTCCTCTATAagggaaaaaggcgaaatgtATTCAACTGCCCAAATGAAGCGAAGCGCCACAGGCACAGGAAGccgcaaaaatgaggaatattataaaaggGACTATTCTAAAAATGAAACGTATATGGACGGCCGCTACATGGGTGAAGAATCGCGCAACTATTATGATTATCAGGACGGGGGAACCCATAACGAGTGCGACAATTACAATGCCTATGCTAGTAATTACACATATGACAGCAGAGGGAATGGGATTACccataaagaaaataacatGAAGGCATCTGAACCATTTGATAAATATTACTATTCATATTCGGCTTATAATGACAATAGGGGGAGACGCACCCAAGAGGAGAAATACGAAGACAACAAGAATTACGTGTACGGTAACGATTCTTCGGAAGAATGTTCGCCCACCAAGAGGACCTCGGCGGAGCTTATCGTGAAACGGTCCAAAAAAGCGTGCTACTAA
- a CDS encoding hypothetical protein, conserved (encoded by transcript PVX_085595A), which yields MKKGKVINNLHEQIKSLEDNNIPYKYYSASNNVNIRNYLNDRKVRYACPPNSYLSLNELLKLTDTLDHHGDAEEKHLGYNADRGANQMTNKKVNKEEYTYHQFSRVPKDALHNNVSVEGSLFDQPHPHTTVYQQDGPNYDKQANNESGVNYLYRAHGNTYKHPPDQPYEDNPVRGSSVRNNYCRLSRDDPPSYKNVSTSGEAHTVSSASATPYESNSVKRASETKVETPSRTPTNSKDGSLLKNLLQCRVNLSKWNNIADPEKVISTKNLKLLLLHRPNSIDDIKNLNLTGFGEDKIKKYGYEFLKVFLSGYTDES from the coding sequence atgaagaagggaaaagtAATAAATAACCTGCATGAGCAGATAAAATCGCTAGAGGACAACAACATCCCATACAAGTACTACAGCGCGTCAAATAATGTGAACATtcgaaattatttaaatgacaGGAAGGTTCGGTACGCCTGTCCGCCCAATTCATACCTAAGTCTCAACGAGTTGCTAAAATTGACGGACACGTTGGACCATCATGGCGATGCAGAGGAGAAGCACCTAGGCTATAACGCCGATAGGGGGGCAAACCAAATGACCAATAAGAAGGTCAACAAGGAGGAGTACACCTACCACCAATTCAGCAGAGTGCCGAAGGATGCTTTGCATAACAACGTTTCGGTGGAGGGAAGCCTGTTTGATCAGCCTCATCCTCATACCACTGTGTACCAGCAGGACGGTCCCAACTACGACAAACAGGCTAATAATGAGAGCGGCGTGAATTACCTGTACAGGGCACATGGCAACACGTATAAGCATCCTCCTGATCAGCCATATGAGGATAACCCCGTGAGAGGTAGCAGCGTACGGAATAATTACTGCCGTCTCAGCCGGGACGACCCGCCCAGTTATAAGAACGTATCCACTTCGGGCGAAGCGCACACAGTAAGCAGCGCATCGGCAACCCCCTACGAAAGCAATTCCGTTAAGCGAGCAAGCGAGACAAAGGTGGAGACCCCATCACGAACACCTACTAATAGCAAAGATGGCAGCttgctaaaaaatttactacaATGCAGAGTTAATTTGTCAAAATGGAATAATATTGCAGATCCGGAAAAAGTAATCAGCACAAAGAATTTAAAACTGCTCCTTTTGCATCGCCCCAACTCGATCGAcgacataaaaaatttgaatctCACAGGATTTGgggaagataaaataaagaaatatggCTACGAATTTTTGAAAGTTTTCCTATCTGGTTACACGGATGAGTCTTAA
- a CDS encoding prefoldin subunit 2, putative (encoded by transcript PVX_085605A), with translation METKNTTQASKLGEQNEAKSTYEQIEKDRVQLVSKIEELYQDVVEHKLVLEALENVPADRRCYRMVGEILVERTVGEIKPALVDHKNKVEQIIAECQKKLDEKNSELTKFVKK, from the exons atggaaactAAGAACACCACGCAAGCATCCAAGCTGGGTGAACAGAATGAGGCTAAGTCAACGTACgaacaaattgaaaaggatAGAGTCCAACTGGTCTCCAAGATAGAAGAGTTATATCAGGATGTCGTCGAGCACAA ACTCGTACTGGAGGCCTTGGAGAATGTCCCCGCTGACAGACGGTGCTACAGAATGGTTGGAGAAATACTGGTCGAAAGAACTGTTGGTGAGATTAAACCAGCTTTGGTAGACCATAAAAACAAG GTGGAGCAAATCATAGCCGAGTGCCAGAAGAAGTTGGACGAGAAGAACTCTGAACTTAcaaaatttgtgaaaaagtaa